The Salvia miltiorrhiza cultivar Shanhuang (shh) chromosome 1, IMPLAD_Smil_shh, whole genome shotgun sequence genome has a window encoding:
- the LOC131006496 gene encoding uncharacterized protein LOC131006496, translating to MAPVFGLIKDLEVGKSKFTLQLRLVRSYEVPQFHNINEIGTLECVFHDKEGSRIHATIQNLQIENFKNLLHEGNVYAVMKYIVGNNNMRTKTTTNRLKILIYKDTRIAELVDDGFPTHVLNLKSFEEIESMKTTPDFQDAPLFDVMGIIISCYKPVEKVINGKPTKLMDIMIEDLEYINYYYFLVALYFLSLLTSIFFI from the exons ATGGCTCCTGTGTTTGGCTTGATCAAAGACCTGGAAGTAGGAAAGAGTAAATTTACATTGCAGTTGCGATTGGTTCGAAGCTACGAAGTTCCtcaatttcacaatatcaacGAAATTGGCACACTTGAATGTGTTTTTCATGATAAAGAG GGAAGTCGAATCCATGCAACCATTCAAAACTTGCAAATTGAGAATTTCAAGAATCTCCTCCACGAAGGGAATGTTTATGCAGTCATGAAATATATTGTAGGAAACAACAACATGAGGACGAAAACAACAACAAATCGCTTGAAGATTCTGATTTACAAGGACACGAGAATTGCAGAACTTGTAGATGATGGATTCCCTACTCATGTGTTGAACTTGAAAAGTTTTGAGGAGATAGAATCAATGAAAACAACACCTGATTTCCAAGATGCTCCGCTATTTG atgtaATGGGAATCATCATATCATGCTACAAGCCAGTGGAAAAAGTGATTAATGGGAAGCCGACGAAATTGATGGATATCATGATTGAAGATCTGGAgtacataaattattattattttttagttGCATTATATTtcttatcattattaacatcaattttttttatttag
- the LOC131006497 gene encoding adenine DNA glycosylase-like, whose product MITSDLKINYLAGKLHSLLLPPTLPIRLPHHSPVAAAAALTMKRCRQSKSVAKEAFDVVDLEDIGFSRNDIEEIRASLLQWYDENRRDLPWRRISSKESKGGVEQRERKAYAVWVSEVMLQQTRVQTVIDYFNRWMEKWPTIHHLAQATIEEVNEMWAGLGYYRRARFLLEGAQMIVESGGEFPNTASSLQMVKGIGNYTAGAIASIAFDEAVPVVDGNVVRVVTRLKSISANPKDSKTVKDIWELARKLVDPLRPGDFNQAVMELGATICSPTAPGCSRCPISPQCQALSLAMKQESVKVTDYPMKVAKAKQRHDFSAVSVVEIVEEGSQSDNKYLLVKRPEEGLLAGLWEFPSVLLEGEADLTSRRKAINSFLKQSFGLDMRKSCKVVLREEVGVYVHVFSHIRLKMYIELLTLRMTGGTDSIQEKQEENTTIKWKYVDEKALSTLGLTSGVRKAYTMIQKFKQDNKSKSVPATARKIRDKKSSSGTHLNYK is encoded by the exons ATGATTACCTCAGACTTGAAAATCAACTATTTAGCGGGAAAATTACATTCTCTACTCTTGCCTCCCACTCTCCCCATTCGCCTTCCTCACCACTCGCCggtagccgccgccgccgcactCACGATGAAGAGATGCCGGCAATCAAAATCCGTAGCAAAAGAGGCATTCGATGTTGTTGACTTAGAAGATATCGGCTTCAGCAGAAACGATATTGAAGAAATCAGGGCTTCTCTGCTACAATGGTACGACGAGAATCGAAGGGATTTACCATGGAGAAGAATAAGCAGCAAAGAAAGTAAAGGTGGTGTTGAACAGAGAGAACGGAAGGCGTACGCTGTGTGGGTGTCTGAGGTGATGCTTCAGCAAACTAGGGTTCAGACTGTCATTGACTACTTCAATCGATGGATGGAGAAATGGCCTACAATCCATCATCTTGCTCAGGCAACTATTGAG GAGGTGAATGAGATGTGGGCGGGTTTGGGCTACTACAGACGGGCCAGGTTTTTGCTTGAG GGAGCTCAAATGATTGTTGAAAGTGGAGGTGAGTTCCCAAATACAGCATCTTCTCTTCAGATGGTCAAAGGGATCGGAAACTACACTGCAGGAGCAATTGCATCTATTGCCTTTGATGAG GCAGTACCAGTGGTCGATGGAAATGTAGTCAGAGTAGTTACCAGGTTGAAGTCCATATCGGCCAATCCAAAAGACTCAAAAACAGTCAAGGATATATG GGAACTGGCAAGGAAGTTAGTTGATCCTTTGAGGCCTGGGGATTTCAACCAGGCTGTCATGGAACTTGGTGCAACAATATGCAGTCCAACAGCTCCAGGCTGCTCCCGATGTCCTATATCCCCTCAGTGCCAAGCACTATCTCTCGCCATGAAGCAAGAATCAGTTAAAGTGACAGACTATCCAATGAAGGTTGCAAAGGCCAAACAAAGACATGATTTCTCTGCTGTCAGTGTTGTGGAGATAGTTGAGGAGGGATCTCAATCTGACAATAAATATCTTCTAGTTAAGAGACCAGAGGAGGGGTTGCTGGCTGGACTGTGGGAATTCCCATCAGTTCTATTAGAGGGAGAAGCTGATTTAACCTCACGAAGAAAAGCGATCAATAGTTTTTTGAAACAATCATTTGGTTTAGACATGAGAAAGTCCTGCAAAGTAGTTTTAAGGGAAGAAGTCGGTGTATATGTGCATGTATTCTCACACATTCGTCTCAAGATGTACATAGAGTTGCTAACTTTGCGCATGACAG GTGGGACAGATTCTATACAGGAAAAGCAAGAAGAAAATACAACTATTAAATGGAAATACGTTGATGAAAAGGCACTTTCAACTTTAGGGTTGACATCTGGTGTAAGAAAG GCTTACACCATGATCCAGAAATTCAAACAGGATAATAAGTCCAAATCTGTCCCTGCAACTGCAAGAAAGATAAGAGACAAAAAATCATCAAGTGGTACCCATCTAAATTACAAATGA